The Dama dama isolate Ldn47 chromosome 11, ASM3311817v1, whole genome shotgun sequence genome segment TGGGTGTGTTTGTGGACACGTGTGTGAATGTAGATGTGTGCACATACGTACTTATGttcattcgtgtgtgtgtgtgtgtgtgtgtgtgtgtgtgtgtgtgtgtgtgtatgatgtagTCTTCCTGTTTCTGTCAAGTCTTCCCTTGGCCTGGGGTCCTCCTGGTGGGTCATTGGAGCTATGAAGGGGAAGGGGTCGTATCACTTTGCCTCTCCTGCCCCCACCTGTCCCCAGTAGGGGGCAGCCATGTACATATGGGGGTGGGCTGGGCAGGGTGCTGGGCCCCTTTGTGGGAATCAgggctctggggtggggcctggtcCTGCTCCCAGGGCTATGAATGTtttcagggtggggggtggggagatgaaGCCTCCTGTGTGTTTGGGGTAAGGGTTGGGAGGGGCCCCCCACTTGGCCCTGGGGTTCAGTGGTATTTTATACTTGTCCTCCCTGGCAGGGCTGGGAAaggttgtgtgtgggggggaggtggggggaaggtgAGAGGGGTGGGCATGCTGTGGATCTGGCATATCCTCTCCCAGCCCTAGGAGGAGGGCTCCCAGCAGTGTAACTTATTGTGTCCCCGCGTATTTATTTGTTGTAAATATTTGAGTATTTTTATATTgacaaataaaatggagaaaaggaaaccattcCTGTCGTGGAGATAAGACACTTGGGCTGAAACCTTCTGGGTGTCCAGATGGAGGCTCCCTCACTCCTGTCCACCCTCACAAACCACACCCTCTTGTGCCGTCACCCTCGGTCCGCCCCTTCAGGGGTCCCCCTCCGGCTTGTGCCCCTCTCTAGAGAGGGGTCCAGAGGCCAGGCTCCAGTGTTTTCCCACAGTGGTGGGTCGGGCTGGGAACCAGACCAGGGCCACAGCCTCTGGGGAGCCAACCATGGCTTCTGGCCAAAGGGAGAAGTCAGGGCTTGGGGAAAAGAACCAGTAGAGGGGAGGGGCCTGGCTTCCCAGTCCTCTCTCTGGGAAGGGGAAAACGGAGTGGGGGCCGTGGAGAGGAACTTCCTAGAAGCAGCTTAAACTTGTGGGGACTGGCTCGTGTGAGGACGGGGCTCCCCACCAGTTTAGGGGAAGAATGATTACTTTGCGCCTTTATCCTCCAGGAATGTTAGTCTTGAATGCTTCAGATAACCATGCAACATGGGAACTTCACTGCCTCCAGTAGGCACCGAGCCCCTTTGCTATATAGGAAGGAGCCGGTGCAGGGCCAAGATATTCTTAAGAAAACCAGGACCTAGCCTGGCTTCTATAATTCACGCCCACACACAGGCAGTGGAAATGAAGAGTCCTCTGTACCCTTGACCAGTCTGGGGGGCCTGCTGTGGCTGGAACAACCTGCTGCCAGTGCCCTGTTGTAATAGAGGCCTGGCATCTGCTGATTTGAGCAACTAGCTTCCTGCATGGTCAGTAACCCACAGCCGAAGGAAGTTGATTCAGTAAATTAGGTGCCCACTGGGGGGATACGGTTCCAATTTCTtttccctgccccccgccccccccagccCCTACCCCGGGCCTACTTGCTTTCAGGAGCCAATACAAGTTGTAGCCACCTGCCTCCCACGGCATTTCAAGAAGTGGGCAGCAGGGACGAGAGGAAGGAGGGGGTCTTGGCCTTTCAACTGGTCACCGCGCGGCCGTGGGGACCCGTCAACCTGAGCCCGAGATGGTGGGCGAAAGAGGTGGGGAAGGGCCTTGGGGCCCGCCTGGTGACCCCCGACCCTGGGGATCCCGGTGGGACGAGGAGAAACTGGAGGGGGTCACATCCATGGCTACCCTCCCCAAGAGTCGGTCCTGGGTCTCAGCGGGCGCGCCCGGGCCTCCGCTTAGCCTGGGACGCCCTCTCGTGGCCGCTTCGGGCCGGCGCGGTGCAGCGCCCCAGGTCCCGCCCTGCCGTCGCGATTGGCTCCCGGGCCCAGACTCGGACGCTTGATTGGTCGGGCCCGTGGTTCGTGCGGACGCCGAATGGTCAGACCGGGCGGGTACGCCGAGGCCGCGCCCATGCCGGCCCGTGGCGGTGCCCGCGCCCGGCAGCCGGTGGGCGGGCGCGGAGAGCGACATGGCGGCGCCGCGGCCCTGCGCGGATGGGCCCTGCTGCTCCCACCCCAGCGCGGCGCCCGGCGTGCAGCAGACGCTAGACGAGATGGACTTCGAGAGGGGTGAGGGGGCGTGTGGCTCTGCCGGCCCGGCGCCTTCCGGCGTCCGCAGGCCCCCGGGGCCAAGGAGGTGGCCGTGAACCGGGATCCCTAGAGGGCagcgggtggggggtgggagcggGCCTGGTCTGAGCGCGGGCCGGCTGTGGGCTCGCAGCTCCCGCGTAATGAGAGCCCGCCGGGGCCCTGGCGCGAGCTTGGCAATAGCAACGCTGGCTCGTCTGCAGGTCGGGAAACAAGCAATGGCTTCGGTAACTTTCCCCAGTGGTGCGGCGGGATCCGACTCCCCACCTGGTGCGACCCCGGGACACCCAGGCCTGCTCCGGGGTCTGAGAGGGGCCGGGCGGCAGAGTCTGCTTCCAGGACACTGCACCCAGCCCGAGGGTATGGAGCTTCAGACCAGGGGGCTGCGCTGCTCCGGGCTGTGTTGTCGGGCACTGCAGGCATGAGATAAGGCAGATGGCCTCCAGGAGCGCGATGTCATCCTTAGGTGTGCGTCAAGCGGGGTAACTCCTTTGCCCCAGACCATCCATGGTGCCCCCGGTTGTGTGCACAGAGCCTTGCTCTGTCTGGTTCCCCACCACCCACACGGCCTGCCGCCTTTGCCCCCGACTCTGCTCAGGCCTTCCAGCCAGAGTCCCTGAGCTGCGTCTAGGGCTCCGAGGACTCTGAGGGTTCCACAGACTGGATGCCTGCTCACCACTTTGGCTGTGGTTTTCTCTTCAGGCTGGCGCCTGACAGTGTTTGGTTGTGACTGTGTGTTCAAGCATCTTAAATAGCACTCTATCCAGCACTGGTGTGTTTGAAGTGGGGAAGAAGGGAGGTTGTGTCTGGCCAGTCTCCTGTCCTGGGTGGACAAGCCCCTGGTCTGTCTGGCTCACAGCGATGTCTCCAGCACCCCTCACAGTGCGCAGCTCAGAGGAGGTGCTCAGCTCACATTTGTTGAGCAGATGAATTCCCATTTGGTAGATGAGAAAGAAGACAGGTCGAGAGGTAAGGGAAGTGCTAGAAGCCCCCAGTCCGTGAACATTATTCAGTGCTTGGGTTGTGCCTCCGCAGGAATCTGGTCGGCAGCCCTGAACGGAGACCTGGGCCGAGTGAAATATTTAATCCAAAAGGCGGCGGACCCCAGCCAGCCTGACTCCGCAGGCTACACGGCTCTAGTGAGTTGGGGAGGGGCCTCAGCTCTGGGTTCCTGCTCTCTGGGCGGGGATGATGtttgccttttcccttctcccactCTTTCTTCTCTCCCAGCAGGGTTTCTGTTTAAGCATCTTATGAACCTGGGTTTTTTTAATTAGCTGAGGTGTTTTTCACTGATTGTTTAATATCATTTTcgtaatggtaaagaatccacctgccaatgcaggagacgtgagagacctgtgttccatccctgggtcgggaagatcccttggagaagggaatggcaacccactctagtattcttgcctggaaaatcccatggatagaggagcctcttgggttacagtccataggatcgcaaagagttggacacaactgagtgactaacactttgacttttcactttaataacgATACTGTGAGGTAGGATTGGTAATTATtgaaacttccctggcagtccagtggttaagatttcaccttcccaTGCAGGagcacgggttctatccctggttggggaaccaagatcccacattcctGGGGACTGCTGAGTCCGAATGGCGCCAggaaagatcccgtgtgccacgaCTAAGGCCTGAcaaccccaaaataaataaatatgtttttttaatggAATGGTTATTATTCCCACTGTCAGTGGCTGAAGCGGAAGCTAGGCATGCAGGCTTGCCCTGCTCACCCGGCTGCCAGAGGGGGCTCCGGCCGCCGCTGCACCCCTAACCCAGGGTTCCGTCTCCTGACCCCGGCTCTGTTCGCTGCAGCACTATGCCAGCCGCAATGGGCACTACGCCGTGTGCCAGTTCCTACTGGAGAGTGGGGCCAAGTGTGATGCCCAGACGCACGGGGGAGCCACCGCCCTGCACCGCGCCAGCTACTGCGGGCACACGGACATTGCCCGGCTCCTGCTCTCGCACGGCTCCAACCCCAGGCTGGTGGACGCCGACGGCATGACCAGTCTGCACAAGGTGCGTCCCCTCTCAGGAGTTTCACAGGCTGCAAGAACTTCTTGTCTCTTATCATTATAAAAGCTAGAACACGGGAATTCTCTGgctgtccagtgtttaggacgtGGCATgctcactgctggggcccaggttccatccctggtcagagaactaagacctcacaggccacatggcatagccaaaaataaaaaaggtataaCATGTTCATGGTAGAAAACATGGGGATAACAGAAGAGCATAAAGTAGAGAATCGGGATCATTTGTAATCTCACTGCTCACCCATCATCACTTGAGGATTAACATGTAATTTTCCAGCGAGTTTCCTGTGCACGTAAATGAGTACGAAACATAAggtgtcattttctttcttagtgATGCATCCTCAGTGGTGCGTCACGTAGTTTTCTGAAACTTGAACCTCCCCTTGCCTGCCCCTCTAGTCTGCTTTACACACTGACCGGAGTGATCATTTAATTAGAAGTTTTCTGCCTAGAAACACGTACCCACAGTGAACAGCTTGAGGCGTACAGAATACCTGCTCTGGACACAAATTTCGCTCCCTGCCCCCCTTCCCGGTAGCTCAGTCTTCTGGGTCACTTTATTGACTGGGGGATTTCTACAGAAATTAACACCTGCGGCTGGCGATTTTTCTTTTGGCTCAAAATTAATTCTGTTATTTCACCAACACTTTGCaagttattgggcttcccaggtggcacagtggtgaagaattcgtctgccaaggcaagagatgtgggtttaatcctgggtcaggaagattcccctggaggagaaaatgacaacccacgccagtattcttgcctgggaaagcccatggacagaggaggggtcacaaagagcacaCGCATTGTGGGTTATTACATTCAGTAGTTACACTGGACGCACCTGTTAAGTCTTCTAATTTTGGGGAAATGTTGTCTTCAGTACACTCTGCTGGAAGCAAAGGAGCATTCTCTCTTTTTGTTGCTCTAATATTCATACCATCTGAATCAGAACTTTATTCTGGAGAACTGGCATCTTCTTAGACACTAGCATAGGTGTCGCTTGGAGGACTGGAGAAAGTATCTTCATAAAATTCACCAAAAAACTCTTCACTCAAAATTTCTCGATGCAtcgtttttgaaaattttatgtttatgatATATACAGCATTGGGACAGGAACCTAACAGAGCACAGTGTGAATGATGATGACGATGATGTTATATAATGAACCCTGATCAGTTCTAAACTCCAACAGTGCACAGTGATGTTAATTGTATCACTGTCTGAAAATGTATTGATATGTCTCTGGTCAGTCATGTGTTAGGGCATCCCCTTTTGCCGATTTCTTGTTTATCTTTGAAAGGCAGTTGATGCATCCGTAAGGCCTGTGTGTATAATCTGGTCCTCTCTTAGCCCACTTGATCTTCTCCCAGAGCAATGGTTTAAAGCGCAGTTCGGACCACACCATGTCTTAGAGTCCTCTGAAGGCTTGCTTCTATGAAGTCCTTAAGCTGGTTAACAGGCCTCCTGGGGTTGGCCCCTGCCTACTGTCAGCTTGTCATGAGCTCCCTCCTGGCCCCTTGCCTGTTACGCTCAGGTCCTGCCAGTTGTCTTCatgaagtttctttctttcttcttcaagtAATTTTATTTcgtttttttttggctgggccgtgtggccttttctctagttgcagcaagcaggagctaGTCTTCATTGTAGtgagcgggcttctcattgcagtggcttctctagtaCTGGAAGACAGGCCGCAGAGATGTAGgcctcagtggttgcagctcccaGCTCCAGACCACAGGTCCAGTCATTGTGGTCCACAGGCGTAGTTGCTCCTCAGCgtctgggatcttcccagatgaacccatgtcacctgtgttggcaacagattcttaaccattgagccaccagggaagcccccgtctCCCGTCTCTTGAACCCACTTCTGTATCCCTTGCAGACCACAGGCAGCAGCTCCTGCTGTCCGGAGGCCTCTCCATCCCTTTGCTCTCTGGCTTGTGTCTGTTCCTCTTTCTGGACCTCAGCTTCCATATCACACGCTCAGAGAGCCTTCCTCTTGCTCACGGACGGCAGCTTCCCCACCCGGATGCCCAGAGCACCTTGCACCTGGCTCCTCCTGCCTCTCTTCCCTCTTGGAGCCCCTCTTCGTGATCTCTGCCTCTCTCACTGGGGCAGCTGGAGTCAGCCTCGTTTCCTCCTGCAGCCCCAGCACCAGGCTCAGATGCCAAGAGAGCAGCTGGGGGCCCTTTTGTGTGGAGACCCTTGCCGGTTGGCGAGGCAGATTGCTCATTTCCCAGTGGTCTGAACCGATGTTGCTTGAGTGTTTCACCACCACAGCTCCTGTGATGAGTGTTGACAGGCAGGACACTGCCGGGGATAGACCCAGCTGCTTTCACCCACGGCTTGCAGCATTCTCAAGAAATTCAAAGAACGAGTATGTGTGAGGAATATGAATCATCCAGCCCTTCCTTccagcctgcctgcctccctccctccttcccttctgcaAACGTTGGTGCCTTGTGTTTTTTTTGctaaaaattatttggaattcgtCTCACAACTGCTCATAACTCACCTGCCTGAATGGAAGCAGTAATATTCAGAACCCTGGGTCTGTTCCCATCAAGATATTTATGCCTAGTAAAGATTTAGATTCATATTTGAGATGGTGTTGGGTACTAATATTTGATATCCTTCAGGAGCCCTTGTCTGTTGGAAGAAGTGGGGAATAGTGATACAGCTGTTGAGAGCCCGAACTTTGGGGTCAGACAGACCTGACTTAGAACTCCCCAGGCTGCTacactagctctgtgacctgggaCAAGTTACTCAATTTttataagcctcagtttcttcatctataaaatagaaacaatgggATTTCTTACTTCTGATGGTTATTGGAAACATTGAACAAGATAATCTGTGTAAGTCACCTAACCTCTGTTCTTTTTTGGAGGATGTGGATTAGAATTGACATCTGAATGGTTTGTCtcagagggaagaggagaagcCTGGGTAGTAGACCTAGTTCTCTCTGCTCGTCTGAAAGCCCCCAGGACGAGGGCCCTGTCTGACACGTCGTGTGCCCGTGGCGCCCCTGTAGACGATACGTGTGTTCGTATAGATGCTCAGAAGTCCAAGGCTCTctacttgttctttttttaaattttattgttctttgggcgtcctgggtctttgtggctgtgtgcgggctttctctagttgtagcgagtggaggctactctagTTGTGCACGGGGTTCTCGTTGCGGAGCGTGGCTCTGGGTacgtgggctcagttgctctgtggcatgtggatctcCGTGGACCAGGGGTTAAGCCTGTGTCCCCTGGACCACTGAAGAAGTCCCTgcacttgttcttttttttttttcctttttggccgcACCTGGTGGCATGCACGATCTTAGGTCCTTACCAGAtccctggggcatgtggaatttttctggaccagggattgaacctgcaccctctgcagtgtcagtgcagagtcttaaccactggatggccagggatgTCCTCTGTCCTTGTCCTTAATGTGCAGGCTTGAGCAAAGAAGCATGGCCCCTGAGCAAAGGGCACGGGAGGGAGAGCTCCAGCTGACTGCCCGAGCGGCACCAGGGTGCCCCACCACCCTGCATACGCGTCACTGGCAGGAGTCAAGGGAAACCTGCTCAGCCAGCCGGCAAGACCTGCTTTAGGACCTGAAGAGCCCCAGACGTAGAGCAAGAAAGTGGGGCGCAGCGGGGTTCAGCTTCTGATCGGCTCCTCTCCCCGCAGGCCGCCGAGAAGGGTCACCTGGACATCTGCTCCCTCCTGCTGCAGCACAGCCCAGCCCTGAAGGCTGTTCGGGACCGGAAGGCCCGGCTCGCCTGCGACCTGCTGCCTGGCAACAGTGACCTGCGGGACCTTCTGGCCAGCTGAGTCGCCGCCCCGTCTCAGACAGCGCCCGAGGACTCAGACTGGCTCTCCCAGCCCCCATCTGGACAGCACCCCAGCCGCAGGGTGAGCGCCTGAggccagaggagcccggcagagcCTCGTTCTGGCCCGGCAAAGCGAGGGGACTCAGATTGCGGGGCGCCAGGGTGGCCGCCTGGACAGATGATTGTATTCTAAATTAGCTCATGTGGGAACATCTATCCgtttagaaaaaataaagtcatagcCTCACCTCATCCCctgcacaaaaataaatttggagTTAAGACCCaaatctgaaaatataaaactccgtAAGCATGAGAAGCAGCTTTGGAATACGTGACACATGAAAAGCTGCTTTCTAGCCAGGTGACCTTGGCACAAGTCACTGTCCCCCCTGTGTCCCGCGTCCCCATCTCTCGAGAGGAGTGACTGTGGTGGGGTCCGTGTGCGGATGAGACAAGTGAAGATCTGAGGAGCACTGGCGGGGTGCCCAGAGCCGTGCAGACAGCATTTGAGCTCCCACCTCCCCAAAACCTGACCCACACCTGCATCTATACCATAATTTCATTCATGTTAACTGCCCGAGAGACAAGGTGCTATTGCTTTGTTTTATGTTGCATTCACTGCTGATATTACTAGTGAGGTTGAATGCCTGTCTTCTGTGACCTTGTtcaaatttaaagtttttaatttttaaattttttttcttttttcagaggaGTCGTTTATGTACTTTGGATATTGATCCTTTGttttgtgtatatatctatatgtatcttTTTCATGCTGTCTCTTGTCTTATCTGTGTGTGTTGTTACCTGTTTATGAAAATTGGTACAGTGGATGGCAGTTTGGCAATATCTACTAAAATTTAAGTGAGCAAGACCAATACTTCTAATTTCTCTGTAGCTCCCTAGAGAAATATCCATGGATACAAAGTTatcgtgcgtgtgtgtgtgtgatcttagttccctgacccgggatggaacctgtgtaccctgcattggaagcaccgaGTTTTAACCGCAAGTCCCCAAAGATGTTTATTTACAGATGCATTTACAAAGATGTGCACTGGAGCATGGGGTGAAatgttaaagaaagaagaaaaaaagtagagCTAACGCCAGTGCTCCCAACAGGGGGACAAGTAAGACTCCGGCCTTGGAGCCACATGAGCAGAGATGAGGGTCCAGCCCAGGAATGCAGCCTGTGCTGATGGGGAAAGAGTGCTGAGTCGTGACCACAGTAGAGGGTAGAGCTAcagaggaacacacacacacacacacactcagggggAGTGTCAGGAGGAGGTGTGTGAAATTGCACCCACTGTCTCCCCAGGTGGGGGTCCTGAGCTTGATTCGCTATGTGTGGACTTACAAgaggtaatttttttcttcaataaagTAATACCAACAATAAATTAATACTAGTTGCCTCCATGTGAGTACCAGCAAGCAGTCTTCCCCTGAGCGTTTCAGATGCAGCGTCAATACCCTCGCCCTGGGATGTTGGAGGAGAGGAGTAGTGGTTCCCTTCCTCAGGACCACAGGCCAAAAATCACCTTTGAGAAAAACACCCTGGGCCGTAAGCACAGAAGAGTTTTCTCTAAAAAgccgtgggcttcccaggtcttAGAGCTCAGAAGCCGGCTACAGGTGGGCCCTCGGCAGCCCTGGACCCACAGCTCTCCCTCCCCCGCTCCCGTCCTGCTCATCTCTGCTCATGTGGCTTCGAGGCCAGAGTCTTACTCATCAGCTATCAGGTTTCCTTTCAAAGGTCAAGGCAGAAATTCAAGGCACAGCTGGGTGGAAGGCATGCTTGGTGTCTTGGGGAGAATTAGGAAGGTTGACTGGTAGCTGCAGACAAATCACTTTGCAACTGGATTAATGGTTAACGTTTGTTCTTGGACCTAGAGCAGATCTGAACCTCACCTTGCTGGTGGGGGAAGGATGTGCCCCAGGCCCAGCAAGGCGTCTGGCTGGGGGCCTGCATGTGAGCCATGAAAGTCTCTTCCAGAGGCGTGAGGTGCCCATGACAGACTGGGCTTGGCTCCTGATGGTGGCCTAGCTTAGTACCTTGACCTTGACCATTGGAGTGGTGAGGAGGCAGGGGGTTGCCTGGGGAAGAAATCCTAGGAGCAGCCAGGTTTCAGCCTGGAAACTGGCTGAGAGGTGGGAAGTCACTTGGTTTCTTCCTGTAGGAGCCAGGAAGCTTCCTGAGGCAGAAGTCAGCCTCTTCGGCCTCTTCCGTAGAGGTCCACGTTAggatcctgggcctcctgttGCCAGGGTAGTTGCGTTGTCTCCCCGGATCTCCCGCAGCGAGCCCACGGCCTCCCTCCACAGCAGCGTGGAGGCTCACACTTTTTCTCCATGGTGTCTACACTTGGGAGCATGCATGAGTGCTaggtcgtttcagtcgtgtccgactctttgcgaccccatgggccatagcccaccaggcccttctgtccttgggattctccaggcaagaaaactggagtggtttgccatgccctcctccaggggatcttcccgacccagggttcaaaccagcatcttctgcattggcaggcagattctttaccactagcgctgcctGAGGCCCACACTTGGGAGAATGGGAGCCATTTCCCCTTGAACCTGGGCTGGTGGCCCCATGTCCAGGATGTGTGTTGATTGGTTGAAGCACCTCTGAGTAGGTGTGGGATGGGGGTGTCTGAGGATG includes the following:
- the ANKRD39 gene encoding ankyrin repeat domain-containing protein 39, translating into MAAPRPCADGPCCSHPSAAPGVQQTLDEMDFERGIWSAALNGDLGRVKYLIQKAADPSQPDSAGYTALHYASRNGHYAVCQFLLESGAKCDAQTHGGATALHRASYCGHTDIARLLLSHGSNPRLVDADGMTSLHKAAEKGHLDICSLLLQHSPALKAVRDRKARLACDLLPGNSDLRDLLAS